A stretch of the Saccharolobus caldissimus genome encodes the following:
- a CDS encoding DUF2258 domain-containing protein has translation MSEEINRDVERAEEYEQTTTRVSALGKNRFELSTGLIIAARYADKLRRVALVAFSKIAPRDIIIRDISELNKQLYTKIVEEMKVGKLDVIRILVDAEYDEQNQRLNFTNVRIIRYFTEDQCKEKYADVIRENEELKKEIGELKQKLQDILKVLK, from the coding sequence ATGTCAGAAGAGATAAACCGTGACGTAGAAAGAGCGGAAGAGTATGAACAGACTACAACTAGAGTGTCAGCATTAGGGAAAAATAGGTTCGAGTTAAGTACTGGGTTAATCATTGCTGCAAGATATGCTGATAAGTTAAGGAGAGTTGCGTTAGTAGCTTTTAGTAAAATAGCTCCAAGGGATATTATAATTAGAGATATTAGTGAGCTTAATAAACAATTATATACAAAAATAGTAGAAGAAATGAAGGTAGGTAAGTTAGATGTGATTAGAATATTAGTCGATGCAGAGTATGATGAACAAAATCAGAGACTTAATTTTACTAACGTTAGGATAATTAGGTATTTTACTGAAGATCAATGTAAAGAGAAATACGCAGATGTAATACGTGAAAATGAAGAGTTAAAAAAGGAAATTGGTGAATTAAAACAGAAACTTCAAGATATACTAAAAGTCTTAAAGTAA
- a CDS encoding transcriptional regulator → MVDVKPLRQILSIPNFGMCVECGREVENAEFILIHKNKAYLFCSKYCFRKWLRETRIHYGD, encoded by the coding sequence ATGGTTGATGTAAAACCCTTAAGACAAATTTTATCTATACCCAATTTCGGAATGTGTGTAGAATGTGGAAGAGAAGTAGAAAACGCCGAATTTATTTTAATACACAAAAATAAAGCTTATCTATTTTGTTCTAAATATTGTTTCAGAAAATGGTTAAGAGAAACTAGAATACATTATGGCGACTAA
- a CDS encoding helix-turn-helix domain-containing protein: MAEKVRFPDGREVDIHEFIAFMYGLSKSDVEVLHVLLQNGKMTTDDLAEKLNVTKASISKALNNLLDKGLIQREKAPIEKEERKGRPNYIYWVDKEKLYRKLETDLEKLAGTVKEALQKHTALEVII; this comes from the coding sequence ATGGCAGAAAAAGTAAGGTTCCCAGATGGGAGGGAAGTAGATATACATGAGTTTATAGCCTTCATGTATGGACTTTCTAAAAGCGATGTAGAAGTACTACACGTGCTGTTACAAAATGGAAAAATGACCACTGATGATTTAGCAGAGAAGCTAAATGTAACTAAGGCTTCCATAAGTAAAGCGCTAAATAACTTATTAGATAAAGGTTTAATACAGAGAGAAAAGGCTCCTATTGAGAAAGAGGAGAGGAAAGGAAGGCCAAATTACATCTATTGGGTTGATAAAGAGAAATTATATAGAAAATTAGAAACTGATTTAGAGAAGTTAGCTGGTACAGTAAAAGAGGCATTACAAAAGCATACAGCATTGGAAGTAATTATTTAA
- a CDS encoding MFS transporter, whose product MRGKVIIFLSSSSFFLSYFSRVMWSIVAPFSSLKTTVTEDSTIFALFFLGYIIVQMPAGFLSDYVGVKFLLFSSLIGISFTSFISVYFPSIVVEYLTSFFMGFSAGWIYPITVKLISVTFSGKSLPIAMSIYSLAWPSSIIASGLIIPFLAIRFNWRSPFYLVSLISLFLAFLSLIYIPSIRVSGQKIFNIKSVISNKNSIFIAIGGFLFFLSYWILVLYLYKYLLNLIHDAYLAGLVYSFTALSGLFSTLLAGYIINFIGVKKTFLFFVSLYALSIISISFTSSIIIISISALLIGFFRFIITPAHSTALAIIGREKSGSLTGFSNFFWQSSGIFGSILAPILINLFSYTYLWLFVGILPLISLVFYLNIEFYNS is encoded by the coding sequence ATGAGAGGAAAGGTTATTATTTTCTTATCCTCCTCCTCGTTTTTCTTATCATATTTCTCTAGAGTGATGTGGAGTATCGTAGCACCGTTCTCTTCCTTAAAAACCACAGTTACTGAGGACAGTACTATATTTGCATTATTTTTCCTAGGTTACATAATAGTTCAAATGCCTGCTGGATTTCTTTCTGACTATGTTGGAGTAAAGTTTCTTCTTTTTTCGTCCTTAATTGGAATATCATTTACCTCCTTTATCTCAGTATACTTCCCATCAATAGTTGTTGAATACTTAACTAGCTTTTTTATGGGCTTTTCTGCGGGTTGGATTTATCCGATTACAGTAAAGCTAATTAGTGTTACATTTAGCGGTAAATCTTTACCAATAGCTATGAGTATATATAGCCTAGCCTGGCCATCCTCTATTATTGCCTCTGGGCTTATAATTCCGTTTTTGGCAATACGATTTAATTGGAGATCCCCATTTTATCTTGTAAGCTTAATCTCATTGTTCCTCGCGTTTCTCTCACTAATATATATTCCAAGTATAAGGGTTTCTGGTCAAAAAATTTTTAATATAAAAAGCGTAATATCAAACAAAAATTCAATATTTATAGCTATTGGTGGTTTTCTATTTTTCTTGTCATACTGGATTTTAGTTCTATATTTATATAAGTATTTACTGAACTTAATTCACGATGCTTATTTGGCTGGTCTCGTTTATTCCTTTACTGCCCTCTCTGGACTATTTTCTACACTTCTAGCAGGATATATAATTAATTTTATTGGTGTGAAGAAAACTTTCTTGTTTTTCGTCTCACTTTATGCATTATCTATAATTTCTATATCATTTACATCTAGTATAATAATAATTAGTATTAGTGCATTATTAATAGGTTTTTTCAGGTTTATTATAACGCCTGCACATTCTACTGCGTTAGCGATAATAGGAAGGGAAAAGAGCGGAAGTTTAACTGGTTTTTCCAATTTCTTTTGGCAATCAAGCGGAATTTTCGGTTCTATATTAGCTCCAATATTAATAAACTTATTTTCTTATACATATTTGTGGTTATTTGTTGGTATACTTCCCTTAATTTCTTTAGTATTTTACTTGAATATAGAATTTTATAACAGTTAG